One region of Chryseobacterium muglaense genomic DNA includes:
- a CDS encoding S41 family peptidase, with amino-acid sequence MSPENTQKIVFGALLTGKGKMWVDNLKISIDGKDIKNAKVYQKKLTKVDLDKEFDLGSKISNINLEKEDLDYLTNLGLIWGYLKYYHPSVAEGNYNWDYELFRIYEKTKKVPSNEKDKILVKWVKNLGKYQTEKKSEAENVKFKPDLDWITNSGFSQELSDELLKIKNAKRPRANYYVDFFSNVGNPDFKNENPYLKMTYPDEGFRLLSLYRYWNMIQYYFPYKNLIEEDWKKVLKEFIPKFINAKDETEYALVSLEIITRIRDTHADIINYNKKIHHFFGTRYTALQVVFAENKAVVNDFYNEDFAKEAGIQKGDVITEINGVKTEDFVNNLLKYIPGSNYITQLRDVAPNLMRSNNETLKIKLTRNGKTEEKTIKTYTGPELKYTREKKEFFKILDNNLAYLYMGSANAADLPAIFEKIKNTKGLIIDLRSYPSDFLTFKMGKLLKPESTEFVKFTKTKNDHPGLFTFTSSLEVPGTGKESYQGKIAILINETTQSSAEYHTMAFRTAPNSKVFGSQTAGADGNVSEFFLPGNIKTMISGIGIYYPDEKETQRIGIVPDVEVKPTIEGIKNNKDEVLEKATKWINN; translated from the coding sequence ATGTCACCAGAAAATACTCAAAAAATCGTTTTTGGGGCTTTGCTTACCGGAAAAGGCAAAATGTGGGTGGATAATCTAAAAATTTCTATCGATGGAAAAGATATTAAAAATGCAAAAGTTTATCAAAAAAAACTGACCAAAGTTGATTTAGATAAAGAATTTGATCTAGGCTCAAAAATTTCAAATATAAATCTTGAGAAAGAAGATCTGGATTATCTTACTAACCTTGGGCTAATTTGGGGCTATCTTAAATACTATCATCCAAGTGTAGCAGAAGGAAATTATAATTGGGATTATGAGCTTTTCAGAATATATGAAAAGACAAAAAAAGTTCCATCTAATGAGAAAGATAAAATTCTTGTAAAATGGGTTAAAAATTTAGGTAAATATCAAACAGAAAAAAAATCTGAGGCAGAAAATGTAAAATTTAAACCTGATTTGGATTGGATCACAAATTCAGGCTTCTCACAAGAACTTTCTGATGAATTATTAAAAATAAAAAATGCGAAAAGACCCAGAGCAAACTATTATGTAGATTTCTTTAGCAATGTTGGAAATCCTGATTTTAAAAATGAAAATCCTTATCTAAAAATGACATATCCTGATGAAGGTTTCCGTTTGCTTTCATTGTACAGATATTGGAACATGATTCAGTATTATTTCCCATATAAAAATCTTATTGAAGAAGACTGGAAAAAAGTTTTAAAAGAGTTTATTCCGAAATTTATCAATGCAAAGGATGAAACCGAATACGCTTTAGTATCTCTTGAAATAATTACAAGAATACGAGACACACATGCAGATATCATAAATTACAATAAAAAAATTCATCATTTTTTTGGTACAAGATATACAGCTCTTCAGGTAGTTTTTGCAGAAAACAAGGCGGTCGTTAATGATTTTTACAATGAGGATTTTGCCAAAGAAGCCGGAATTCAGAAAGGTGATGTTATCACAGAAATTAATGGTGTAAAAACAGAAGATTTTGTAAATAATTTACTTAAATATATTCCGGGTTCAAATTATATTACTCAATTGAGAGATGTAGCACCCAATCTAATGAGAAGCAACAATGAAACACTCAAAATAAAATTGACAAGAAACGGAAAGACTGAAGAAAAAACAATTAAAACATACACTGGTCCTGAGCTAAAATACACAAGAGAGAAAAAAGAATTTTTCAAAATACTCGATAACAATCTTGCCTATTTGTATATGGGAAGTGCAAATGCGGCTGATCTTCCTGCAATTTTTGAGAAAATAAAAAATACTAAAGGTTTAATAATTGATCTCAGAAGTTATCCTTCAGATTTTCTAACATTCAAAATGGGAAAATTATTAAAACCCGAATCTACAGAGTTCGTTAAATTCACAAAAACAAAAAATGACCACCCAGGTCTTTTTACTTTCACATCAAGTTTAGAGGTTCCCGGAACCGGAAAAGAATCTTATCAAGGAAAAATTGCAATTTTAATTAATGAAACCACGCAAAGTAGTGCAGAATATCATACAATGGCTTTCAGAACAGCTCCCAATTCAAAAGTTTTTGGCTCGCAAACTGCAGGTGCAGATGGTAACGTTTCCGAATTCTTTCTTCCCGGAAATATTAAAACTATGATTAGTGGAATCGGAATTTATTATCCCGACGAAAAAGAAACCCAAAGAATAGGAATTGTTCCGGATGTAGAAGTAAAGCCAACAATCGAGGGAATCAAAAACAACAAAGATGAAGTTTTGGAAAAAGCAACGAAATGGATTAATAATTAG
- a CDS encoding DUF937 domain-containing protein, translating into MSLIDLLTGNTGNQVAEQAENKFGISKNQIIALLAVATPLVISYLRNKSQDNKEAEALNNALDKDHDGSILNDTSQLEARQNEGGSILSHVFGSEKGNVENQLSQNTGISIDKIGPILAMLAPVIMGYIGKEKQQNNVGAGGLGDLLGGILGGAQNQAQQQQSNPLNDILGSVLGGGQSQSSGNPLNDILGSVLGGGGQQKQQQGGGLGDILGGLFGGK; encoded by the coding sequence ATGAGTTTAATTGATTTACTTACAGGAAATACAGGAAACCAAGTTGCAGAGCAGGCAGAAAACAAATTTGGAATCAGCAAAAACCAAATCATCGCCCTTTTGGCAGTGGCAACACCACTTGTTATTTCTTATCTGAGAAACAAATCTCAAGACAATAAAGAAGCTGAAGCTTTAAATAATGCATTAGACAAAGATCATGATGGAAGTATCTTAAACGACACTTCACAATTGGAGGCAAGACAAAACGAAGGCGGATCAATCCTTTCTCACGTTTTCGGAAGCGAAAAAGGCAATGTTGAAAACCAATTGTCACAAAACACAGGAATTTCTATTGATAAAATCGGACCTATCTTGGCAATGCTGGCTCCGGTAATCATGGGTTATATCGGTAAAGAAAAACAACAAAACAATGTTGGAGCAGGAGGTCTTGGAGATCTTTTAGGCGGAATTTTAGGAGGTGCTCAAAATCAAGCTCAGCAGCAACAGTCAAATCCTTTAAACGATATTCTTGGAAGTGTTTTAGGAGGTGGACAATCACAATCTTCAGGAAATCCTTTAAATGATATTTTAGGTAGCGTTCTTGGCGGAGGGGGACAACAAAAGCAACAACAAGGCGGTGGTTTAGGAGATATCCTAGGTGGTCTTTTTGGAGGAAAATAA
- a CDS encoding protein O-mannosyl-transferase family: MNKKFIPFFLSIFFLSIYYLSSFSKVSFGDGIGFLLDVEKELFTNQATPLSHFLYLNTAVFFTKYCNIDSIMTMRLMSVVPAAISVTFLYILIKEFISENWIAISCSVVFGLSFTFWRSASTIEVYTFNAIWVIFFLIYSVKSLKNSSLKNLLLSGAFLGLSMWIHIQNIMLIPAYFILLYQLRDSRKNIFISFSLFTLIFGTMFLVNYLADIHIKYTFLTGRGTWIEDTFRQSFSELLKDILKSFLFLVYNFNIFLIFIPWGIGEIFKNHKILFPFILTAFLFTFGFATFYAASDNYVFFIPSYLIIIIIIGLGIKSLIKKYNLKRLQFVIALIPLFYIGSHRIASSLKTTKTFQQEKAYKGGLSYYMLPWLHNNLGCIEFTLENKPIIEDVEKLRKQCLEFIEIRKKHQNREDIIKL; this comes from the coding sequence ATGAATAAAAAATTTATTCCATTTTTTTTATCTATTTTCTTCTTAAGTATTTATTACCTTTCAAGTTTCTCAAAAGTTTCGTTTGGGGATGGAATAGGTTTTCTTTTGGATGTTGAAAAAGAGTTATTCACAAATCAGGCAACCCCATTATCCCACTTTCTCTACTTAAACACTGCTGTATTTTTTACAAAATATTGTAATATAGACAGTATTATGACAATGAGGCTGATGTCGGTAGTTCCTGCTGCTATAAGTGTTACATTTCTCTATATTCTTATTAAAGAGTTTATTTCAGAAAACTGGATAGCAATAAGTTGCAGTGTAGTTTTTGGACTAAGCTTTACATTTTGGCGAAGTGCTTCTACAATAGAAGTTTATACATTTAATGCCATTTGGGTCATCTTTTTTTTGATATATTCTGTAAAATCATTAAAAAATTCTTCTCTAAAAAATTTACTCCTGTCAGGAGCGTTTTTAGGATTAAGTATGTGGATTCATATTCAAAACATTATGTTGATTCCTGCCTATTTTATACTTCTTTACCAACTTAGAGATTCAAGAAAAAATATTTTTATTTCATTCTCTTTGTTTACATTGATTTTTGGTACAATGTTTCTCGTTAATTATTTAGCTGATATCCATATAAAATACACATTTCTTACTGGAAGGGGTACTTGGATAGAAGATACTTTTCGACAAAGTTTTTCAGAGTTATTAAAAGATATTCTAAAATCTTTTCTTTTTTTAGTTTATAACTTTAATATCTTTTTGATTTTTATTCCTTGGGGAATAGGTGAGATTTTTAAAAATCATAAAATCCTTTTTCCCTTTATTTTAACTGCTTTTTTATTTACTTTTGGTTTTGCAACCTTTTATGCAGCATCAGACAATTATGTTTTTTTTATACCGAGTTACTTGATTATCATCATCATAATTGGTCTTGGAATAAAATCACTGATCAAGAAATATAATTTGAAAAGATTGCAATTCGTAATTGCTCTCATTCCGTTATTTTATATTGGATCTCACAGAATTGCTTCCTCACTAAAAACCACCAAAACGTTCCAGCAAGAAAAAGCATACAAAGGAGGACTCAGTTATTACATGTTACCTTGGCTGCACAACAATTTGGGTTGTATAGAATTTACCCTCGAAAACAAACCAATTATTGAAGATGTAGAAAAATTAAGGAAACAGTGTTTAGAGTTTATTGAAATCAGAAAAAAACATCAAAATAGAGAAGATATTATAAAATTATAA
- a CDS encoding DUF2480 family protein, with translation MSEEFEIKNKVAASGLINFDLTDLVPKGARKGIDLKDFLFMEMILKEKDFREKVAAINTEEYQDSYVYIYNSADAIVPLWAYFLITAKLTGVTKKIVFGNLENLETILMHDAINKHDFSVMEGKRVLVKGCSDKLIPENAYVELVEKIQPIVKSLMFGEACSNVPILKN, from the coding sequence ATGTCAGAAGAATTTGAAATAAAAAATAAAGTAGCCGCAAGCGGATTGATTAACTTTGACCTTACAGATTTGGTTCCCAAAGGAGCAAGAAAAGGAATCGACCTGAAAGATTTTCTTTTTATGGAAATGATTTTAAAAGAAAAAGACTTCCGTGAAAAAGTAGCAGCAATCAATACTGAAGAATATCAGGATTCTTACGTTTACATCTACAATTCTGCGGATGCCATTGTTCCGCTTTGGGCGTATTTTTTAATTACCGCTAAATTGACAGGAGTTACTAAGAAAATTGTTTTCGGAAACTTAGAAAATTTAGAAACAATTTTAATGCATGATGCGATTAACAAGCATGATTTCTCTGTAATGGAAGGAAAAAGAGTTTTGGTAAAAGGCTGTTCAGATAAACTAATTCCTGAAAATGCATATGTAGAATTGGTAGAAAAAATACAACCTATCGTAAAATCTCTGATGTTTGGTGAGGCTTGCTCGAATGTTCCGATTTTGAAAAACTAA
- the lpxB gene encoding lipid-A-disaccharide synthase codes for MKYYIIAGEASGDLHGSNLMKALKEKDSHAEFRFWGGDLMQKQGGTLVKHYRDLAFMGFLEVAMNLRTILNNIKICKEDIRNNQPDVLILVDYPGFNLRIAKFAKELGIKVIYYISPQLWAWKEGRVEIIKKYVDEVMVILPFEEDFYHKHGVKSHFVGHPLLDAISTLQDISVDDFKTENGLNEKEIIALLPGSRKQEVEKMLEIMLSVRPHFENYQFVIAGAPSLEKEFYQKYVDENVHFVSNKTYDLLRCSKAALVTSGTATLETALLNIPEVVCYRGSKISYAIAKRLVKNIKYISLVNLIMDREVVKELIQNELNTKNLVKELNLIIEGEKRNEMLGDFKLLREKLGGKGASENAADIILNLKK; via the coding sequence ATGAAATATTATATCATTGCAGGAGAAGCTTCCGGAGATTTGCACGGAAGCAATTTAATGAAAGCTTTAAAGGAAAAAGATTCCCACGCAGAATTCAGATTTTGGGGTGGAGATCTAATGCAAAAACAAGGCGGCACTTTGGTGAAACATTACCGTGATTTGGCTTTTATGGGCTTTTTGGAAGTTGCGATGAATCTGAGAACGATTCTTAATAATATTAAAATCTGCAAAGAAGATATCAGAAACAATCAACCTGATGTTTTAATTTTGGTAGATTATCCTGGTTTTAATTTAAGAATCGCAAAATTTGCAAAAGAACTGGGGATAAAAGTGATTTACTATATTTCGCCACAACTTTGGGCATGGAAAGAAGGCCGAGTTGAAATCATCAAAAAATATGTGGATGAAGTGATGGTGATTTTGCCTTTCGAGGAAGATTTTTATCATAAACATGGCGTAAAATCTCATTTTGTAGGACATCCTTTGTTGGATGCAATTTCTACACTTCAGGATATTTCTGTTGATGATTTTAAAACTGAAAACGGTTTAAATGAAAAAGAAATCATTGCACTTTTACCGGGTTCCAGAAAACAGGAAGTGGAGAAAATGCTTGAAATCATGCTTTCTGTTCGTCCACATTTTGAGAATTATCAGTTTGTGATTGCGGGTGCACCAAGTCTTGAAAAGGAGTTTTATCAAAAATATGTTGATGAAAATGTGCATTTTGTTTCCAATAAAACCTATGATTTGTTGAGGTGTTCAAAAGCTGCTTTGGTGACTTCGGGAACAGCAACTTTAGAAACTGCTCTTTTGAATATTCCGGAAGTCGTTTGCTATCGCGGAAGCAAAATTTCTTATGCTATCGCTAAAAGACTGGTGAAAAATATCAAATATATTTCGTTGGTGAATTTGATTATGGATAGGGAAGTGGTGAAAGAACTAATTCAAAACGAACTCAATACTAAAAACTTAGTCAAAGAACTGAATTTGATTATTGAAGGTGAAAAAAGAAACGAAATGCTTGGTGATTTTAAATTGCTAAGAGAAAAATTGGGCGGAAAAGGAGCGAGTGAAAATGCTGCTGATATTATTTTAAATCTTAAAAAATAG
- a CDS encoding ComEC/Rec2 family competence protein, which translates to MILNKQPLLIVVLCFILGIFFQDKFIFEQNSIILILLFSVIIFGLFFLKSRILFKIRNFLLMIFFFALGITFHFYNNSTTQKFDLKTNETIIFKVSKKLNSNEKYKKYEVVAEADKNTFNAIINVEKAQKELDFNHYYKAKAYVVQPKSPEHDFQFDYSKYLQRKNIFYQCYINGEISSAARSDLNFTEKIKQKRLETLQKINSSEMSFRSREFLKGIILADRTEIDAETVQDFNRSGLVHFLAISGTHIVVIFGMFYFLMMRFSSVRLKKYAIIISLLFIWIFAVFIGFGNSVVRSCIMISVYFIYVLLQRKPDLLHSMALSAVIILMIDSQQLFDVGFQLSFLAVLGIYWLNQPILKYLPRQDNFFKKLIYNTISISVAAQLATLPLVLYYFHQFSLISIIANFIIVPFSELIIIFSFLMTALIGFNLDFEIINRYYDFIINILLKVIHWFADFDAVFFENIPLNLAEVFLLFGIVYFLKFMLNKLNFRNVSNVILMITLFFVIRISFNLFENQKDEFLVHHYKKEIVISMKRGNEVVFWINSSNDKNKIQQYIVNPYVSSRRIKKLEIKKFPTSVKMVKFDGKIYQLK; encoded by the coding sequence GTGATTTTGAACAAACAACCTCTTTTGATAGTTGTACTCTGTTTTATTCTGGGAATTTTCTTTCAGGATAAGTTCATATTTGAGCAAAATTCCATCATTCTAATTTTACTGTTTTCTGTCATTATTTTTGGATTATTTTTTCTTAAAAGCCGGATTTTATTTAAAATCAGAAATTTTCTTTTGATGATTTTCTTTTTCGCATTGGGAATTACTTTTCATTTTTATAATAATTCTACTACTCAAAAGTTTGATTTAAAAACCAATGAAACCATCATTTTTAAAGTTTCTAAAAAATTAAATTCAAACGAAAAATATAAAAAGTACGAGGTTGTAGCTGAAGCGGATAAAAACACTTTTAATGCAATTATCAATGTTGAAAAGGCTCAGAAAGAATTAGATTTTAATCATTATTATAAAGCAAAAGCGTATGTAGTTCAGCCAAAATCTCCGGAGCATGATTTTCAGTTTGATTATTCAAAATATTTACAGCGGAAAAATATTTTCTATCAATGTTATATTAATGGTGAAATTTCTTCTGCAGCGAGAAGTGATTTAAATTTTACAGAAAAAATTAAGCAAAAACGCCTTGAGACTCTCCAGAAAATTAATAGTTCTGAAATGTCTTTCCGTAGTCGTGAATTTTTAAAAGGAATTATTTTGGCAGACCGCACAGAAATTGATGCTGAAACGGTTCAGGATTTTAACCGTTCTGGTTTGGTACATTTTCTTGCAATTTCGGGAACGCATATTGTCGTAATTTTCGGAATGTTTTATTTCCTGATGATGAGGTTTTCATCTGTTCGCCTGAAAAAGTATGCCATCATTATCAGTTTACTATTCATTTGGATTTTTGCTGTTTTCATTGGATTTGGAAATTCGGTTGTACGGTCATGTATTATGATTTCGGTGTATTTTATTTACGTTTTACTTCAGCGGAAACCAGATTTACTTCATTCAATGGCGCTTTCAGCTGTTATTATTTTAATGATTGATTCGCAGCAGCTATTTGATGTTGGCTTTCAATTGAGTTTTCTAGCAGTTTTAGGAATCTATTGGCTCAATCAACCTATTCTAAAATACCTACCGAGACAGGATAATTTTTTCAAAAAACTGATTTATAATACAATTTCAATCTCTGTTGCGGCGCAATTGGCGACTTTGCCTCTGGTTTTATATTATTTTCATCAGTTCTCATTGATTTCCATTATCGCAAATTTTATCATCGTTCCGTTTTCTGAATTGATTATTATCTTTTCTTTTTTAATGACGGCATTGATTGGTTTTAATTTAGATTTTGAAATAATTAATAGGTATTACGATTTTATTATTAATATTTTGCTGAAAGTAATTCATTGGTTTGCTGATTTCGATGCCGTTTTCTTTGAAAATATTCCTTTGAATTTGGCTGAGGTTTTTCTGCTGTTTGGAATTGTTTATTTCCTGAAATTTATGCTTAATAAACTTAATTTTAGAAATGTTTCAAATGTAATTTTAATGATTACCTTATTTTTCGTCATCAGAATTTCTTTTAATCTTTTTGAAAATCAGAAAGATGAGTTTTTGGTTCATCATTATAAAAAGGAAATTGTTATCTCAATGAAACGGGGAAATGAGGTAGTCTTTTGGATAAATTCTTCGAATGATAAAAATAAAATTCAACAATATATTGTCAATCCTTATGTTTCTTCACGCAGAATAAAAAAATTAGAAATCAAAAAATTCCCGACTTCAGTGAAAATGGTAAAGTTTGATGGTAAGATTTACCAATTAAAGTAA
- a CDS encoding succinate dehydrogenase cytochrome b subunit, whose amino-acid sequence MAGLTSSTIGRKYAMALSAMFLLIFLIMHLSVNLLSVFGEEGPFNAASYFMGYNPAVQFLMQPILIFAVFFHFIMGFVLEMKNAKARPVKYNVNNGAANSSWVSRNMIISGAVILAFLALHMYDFWFHEMTYKYVPGDGDSTDLVRFWGELHEKFANPIRVGFYVVAFVLLGLHLAHGFQSSFQSVGARHPKYTPVIKAFGKWYSILIPAGFIFIAIFHYVTQ is encoded by the coding sequence ATGGCAGGTTTAACAAGTTCTACAATAGGTAGAAAATACGCAATGGCATTGTCTGCGATGTTTTTGCTAATTTTCCTTATCATGCACCTTTCAGTAAATTTACTATCGGTTTTTGGTGAAGAAGGTCCTTTCAACGCAGCTTCTTATTTTATGGGGTATAATCCCGCGGTGCAGTTTCTAATGCAGCCCATTCTTATTTTTGCAGTTTTTTTCCATTTCATAATGGGCTTTGTGCTTGAAATGAAAAACGCAAAAGCAAGACCTGTAAAATATAATGTGAATAATGGCGCGGCTAATTCTTCATGGGTTTCTAGAAATATGATTATTTCTGGTGCTGTGATTTTGGCTTTCCTTGCATTGCACATGTATGATTTCTGGTTTCACGAAATGACTTACAAGTATGTACCTGGTGATGGTGATTCTACAGATTTAGTTAGATTTTGGGGTGAGTTACATGAAAAGTTTGCGAATCCTATTCGTGTAGGTTTTTATGTTGTGGCTTTTGTTCTTTTAGGACTACATTTAGCACACGGATTTCAGTCTTCGTTCCAGTCAGTTGGGGCAAGACATCCGAAATATACTCCCGTAATTAAAGCTTTTGGAAAATGGTATTCAATCCTTATTCCTGCAGGTTTTATTTTTATTGCAATTTTTCATTACGTAACTCAATAA
- a CDS encoding fumarate reductase/succinate dehydrogenase flavoprotein subunit, protein MSKLDSKIPGGPLKDKWKNHKDHMNLVAPNNRDKIDIIVVGTGLAGGSAAATLAEQGYNVKAFCYQDSPRRAHSIAAQGGINAAKNYQGDGDSTYRLFYDTIKGGDYRAREANVYRLAEVSANIIDQCVSQGVPFGRDYGGQLDNRSFGGVQVKRTFYAKGQTGQQLLLGAYSSLSRQIGKGRVKMYNRHEMLELVIVDGKARGIIARNLVTGEIERHSAHAVVIASGGYGNVYFLSTNAMGSNVSAAWKIHKKGAYFANPCYVQIHPTCIPVHGTQQSKLTLMSESLRNSGRIWVPKKIEDSVAIREGKLRPENIKEEDRDYYLERRYPAFGNLVPRDVASRAGKERCDAGFGIENNETKEGVYLDFSTEIMKKGKESAIEKHIHNPTEQQIYDLGKAWIEEKYGNLFVMYEKITADDPYKTPMKIYPAVHYTMGGVWVDYNLQSTIPGCFVVGEANFSDHGANRLGASALMQGLADGYFVLPYTIADYLSADIRTGEIPTNSAEFEAAEKEIKDKVNFFVNNKGTHSVDYFHKQLGHIMWNKVGMGRTPEGLREAIAEIDEVKKNFWKDVKVMGETEGMNTELEKAFRVADFIELGQLMAIDALHRNESCGGHFREDHATPEGEAERDDVNFKYVGAWEYQGDDIKQELLHKEDLIYDNIEVKARSYK, encoded by the coding sequence ATGAGTAAATTAGATTCGAAAATTCCAGGAGGTCCACTTAAGGATAAATGGAAAAATCATAAAGACCATATGAACCTTGTTGCACCAAACAACAGAGATAAGATTGATATTATTGTTGTAGGTACAGGTTTGGCAGGTGGTTCTGCTGCAGCTACTTTAGCTGAACAAGGGTATAATGTAAAAGCATTTTGCTACCAAGATTCACCAAGAAGAGCGCACTCTATTGCTGCACAAGGTGGTATCAACGCTGCTAAAAATTATCAAGGTGATGGTGACTCTACTTACAGATTGTTCTACGATACCATCAAAGGTGGTGATTACAGAGCAAGAGAGGCAAACGTTTACAGATTAGCTGAAGTTTCTGCAAATATTATCGACCAGTGTGTATCTCAAGGGGTTCCATTCGGTAGAGATTACGGCGGACAATTAGATAACCGTTCATTTGGTGGAGTTCAGGTTAAAAGAACTTTCTACGCAAAAGGACAAACTGGTCAACAGTTATTATTAGGTGCATATTCTTCATTAAGCCGTCAAATCGGTAAAGGAAGAGTAAAAATGTATAACCGTCACGAAATGCTTGAATTGGTAATCGTTGATGGAAAAGCAAGAGGGATTATCGCAAGAAACTTGGTAACAGGTGAGATCGAAAGACACTCAGCTCACGCAGTAGTAATTGCTTCTGGAGGTTATGGAAACGTATATTTCCTTTCTACCAACGCAATGGGTTCAAATGTTTCTGCAGCTTGGAAGATTCATAAAAAAGGAGCGTATTTCGCAAACCCTTGTTATGTACAGATTCACCCGACTTGTATTCCCGTACACGGAACACAGCAGTCTAAACTTACTTTGATGTCTGAATCACTTAGAAACTCTGGAAGAATCTGGGTTCCTAAGAAAATTGAAGATTCAGTTGCCATCAGAGAAGGTAAATTGAGACCTGAAAATATTAAAGAAGAAGATAGAGATTACTATTTAGAGAGAAGATATCCTGCATTCGGAAACTTAGTACCTCGTGACGTTGCGTCTAGAGCTGGTAAAGAAAGATGTGATGCTGGTTTCGGAATCGAAAATAATGAAACGAAAGAAGGTGTTTACCTGGATTTCTCTACAGAAATCATGAAAAAAGGTAAAGAATCTGCTATCGAAAAACATATTCATAATCCTACAGAGCAACAAATCTATGATTTAGGAAAAGCTTGGATTGAAGAAAAGTATGGTAACTTATTCGTAATGTATGAAAAAATTACTGCGGATGATCCTTACAAAACTCCAATGAAAATTTATCCTGCTGTGCATTACACAATGGGTGGTGTTTGGGTTGATTATAACTTACAGTCTACGATCCCTGGATGTTTTGTTGTTGGGGAAGCAAACTTCTCAGATCACGGAGCAAACAGATTAGGAGCTTCTGCATTGATGCAAGGTTTGGCAGACGGATATTTCGTTCTTCCTTATACAATTGCAGATTATCTTTCTGCAGATATCAGAACGGGAGAAATTCCAACCAACTCTGCCGAGTTTGAAGCAGCTGAAAAAGAAATTAAAGACAAAGTAAATTTCTTTGTTAATAATAAAGGAACGCATTCAGTAGATTATTTCCATAAACAATTAGGACACATTATGTGGAATAAAGTAGGAATGGGAAGAACTCCTGAAGGTTTGAGAGAAGCTATCGCGGAAATCGACGAAGTGAAAAAGAACTTCTGGAAAGATGTAAAAGTAATGGGTGAAACTGAAGGAATGAACACCGAGCTTGAAAAAGCATTCAGAGTTGCCGATTTTATCGAATTAGGTCAGTTAATGGCTATCGATGCATTACACAGAAACGAATCTTGTGGAGGACATTTCAGAGAAGATCATGCGACTCCGGAAGGTGAAGCAGAAAGAGATGATGTTAACTTCAAATATGTAGGAGCTTGGGAATATCAGGGTGATGATATCAAACAAGAACTTCTTCATAAAGAAGACCTTATCTATGACAACATCGAAGTTAAAGCGAGAAGTTACAAATAA
- a CDS encoding succinate dehydrogenase/fumarate reductase iron-sulfur subunit, protein MSAKKGLHLTLKIWRQKNTKTKGQFETYKISDVSTDSSFLEMLDILNENLINEGKEPIAFDHDCREGICGMCSLYINGRAHGPDTGITTCQLHMRMFKDGETIVIEPWRSAAFPVIKDLMVDRSAFDRVMAAGGFISVNTSGNTLDANAIPVPKEDADKAMDAAACIGCGACVATCKNGSAMLFVGAKVSQYALLPQGRVEATRRVLNMVKAMDEEGFGNCSNTGACEIECPKGISLENIARMNREYMAAYADRG, encoded by the coding sequence ATGAGTGCAAAAAAAGGCCTTCATCTTACGCTGAAAATTTGGAGACAAAAAAATACAAAAACTAAAGGTCAGTTTGAGACCTACAAAATATCAGATGTTTCTACAGATTCTTCTTTCTTAGAAATGTTAGATATTTTGAACGAGAACCTTATCAACGAAGGAAAAGAACCTATCGCTTTCGATCACGACTGTCGTGAAGGAATTTGCGGTATGTGTTCTCTTTACATCAATGGTAGAGCTCACGGTCCTGATACTGGGATTACAACGTGTCAGCTTCACATGAGAATGTTCAAAGACGGTGAAACCATCGTTATTGAACCTTGGAGAAGTGCTGCGTTCCCTGTTATCAAAGATTTAATGGTAGACAGAAGTGCATTCGACAGAGTAATGGCTGCAGGTGGTTTCATCTCGGTAAATACTTCAGGAAATACGCTTGATGCAAATGCAATTCCGGTTCCTAAAGAAGATGCAGACAAAGCAATGGATGCTGCAGCTTGTATTGGTTGTGGAGCTTGTGTGGCGACTTGTAAAAACGGTTCTGCAATGCTATTCGTTGGAGCTAAAGTTTCTCAGTATGCACTTTTACCTCAAGGTAGAGTGGAAGCAACAAGAAGAGTTCTAAACATGGTGAAAGCTATGGACGAAGAAGGTTTCGGTAACTGTTCAAATACAGGAGCTTGTGAAATAGAATGTCCTAAAGGAATTTCTCTTGAGAATATTGCAAGAATGAACAGAGAATACATGGCTGCTTATGCAGACAGAGGATAA